A window of Shewanella mesophila contains these coding sequences:
- a CDS encoding methyl-accepting chemotaxis protein yields MWQLRMKNKLLVFALLPLILSFLFLVSITYNLESNSLEENMNTFRDSLYNERKAQLKDQVDIALDIVEHQLSLGSAGDVNNALRNVRFGTAGYFFIYDFDGFNRFHATKPALEGTAQIGMTDPNGKKIVAGLIDSAKRSDGFFNYDYSKPGVTGLVPKIGYSATVPGKEWILGTGAYTDDIDAQVDSYRDVMTQHMNDKTMMIIFIAFILVAVTAVVILVAAQRMVNPIHNMVQNLEDIAKGEGDLTKRLNVHGSDEIAMLGRAFNQFVDKLQGIIKDVARATIEVKGGADNISVQTAAMAAQLISHNNETDQVVTAITEMSATASEVAMNTSQVAEATHAATDDVSNAQQCVDSSLHEVSNLMSEIDTAANHINSLNEQSQRINSVLSVIGGIAEQTNLLALNAAIEAARAGEQGRGFAVVADEVRSLASRTQASTLEINEMLSELHNLVSLAVSSMESSQQSCHRSVTSSRAISDSLGAVTSAVTSINDMSTQIATAATEQSSVTEEINRNVFAIQDIVNELLQSSNSASDISQGLANEGRNLDKLVGQFKV; encoded by the coding sequence ATGTGGCAATTAAGAATGAAGAATAAGCTACTGGTTTTTGCATTATTACCCTTGATTTTAAGTTTTTTATTTCTGGTATCGATTACCTATAACCTTGAATCTAATTCCCTCGAAGAGAACATGAACACTTTTCGAGATAGTCTCTATAACGAACGTAAGGCCCAGCTAAAGGATCAAGTCGATATTGCATTAGATATCGTTGAACATCAGTTAAGTCTCGGTTCTGCGGGGGATGTCAATAACGCGCTACGTAATGTCAGGTTCGGCACCGCTGGCTATTTCTTCATTTACGATTTCGATGGTTTTAACCGTTTTCATGCTACAAAACCCGCCTTAGAAGGGACTGCGCAAATCGGCATGACTGACCCTAATGGTAAGAAAATTGTTGCGGGACTTATCGATTCGGCTAAGCGCAGTGATGGATTCTTTAATTATGATTATTCTAAGCCTGGGGTGACTGGCCTAGTACCAAAAATTGGCTATTCCGCCACGGTCCCTGGTAAAGAGTGGATCTTGGGAACAGGTGCTTATACCGATGATATCGATGCTCAGGTCGATAGTTACCGCGATGTGATGACTCAACATATGAATGATAAAACGATGATGATTATTTTCATCGCATTTATTTTGGTCGCGGTAACAGCGGTGGTTATTTTAGTGGCTGCACAACGCATGGTTAATCCAATACACAATATGGTACAAAACCTTGAAGATATTGCTAAAGGCGAGGGGGATTTAACTAAGCGTTTAAATGTTCATGGCAGTGACGAAATTGCTATGCTGGGGAGGGCATTTAACCAATTTGTCGATAAGCTGCAAGGGATCATCAAAGATGTCGCCAGAGCAACGATAGAAGTCAAAGGCGGTGCCGACAATATTTCAGTGCAAACTGCCGCTATGGCTGCTCAGTTGATTAGTCACAATAATGAAACCGACCAAGTTGTTACCGCTATTACAGAGATGTCCGCGACAGCATCTGAAGTGGCAATGAATACTTCTCAAGTTGCTGAGGCGACCCATGCCGCGACAGATGATGTGAGCAATGCCCAACAGTGTGTCGATAGCTCCTTGCATGAAGTGTCTAACTTAATGTCTGAAATCGATACCGCAGCCAATCATATTAATTCCCTCAATGAGCAGTCCCAGAGAATTAATAGTGTACTTAGTGTTATCGGTGGTATTGCCGAACAAACTAATTTACTTGCGCTTAATGCGGCGATTGAGGCTGCGAGAGCGGGAGAGCAAGGGCGAGGATTTGCGGTGGTCGCTGACGAGGTGAGAAGTTTAGCAAGTCGAACCCAAGCGAGTACCCTAGAGATTAATGAGATGTTGTCTGAACTTCACAACCTGGTGTCTCTGGCGGTAAGCAGCATGGAGTCGAGTCAGCAGAGTTGTCACCGTTCGGTAACCTCATCGCGGGCGATTTCCGATAGTTTAGGTGCAGTAACCTCGGCAGTGACCTCTATTAATGACATGAGTACCCAAATTGCCACTGCAGCGACAGAACAAAGTTCCGTTACAGAAGAGATTAACCGTAACGTATTTGCTATCCAAGATATCGTTAATGAACTCTTGCAGTCGAGTAACAGTGCATCAGATATTAGCCAAGGTTTGGCCAATGAAGGGCGTAACTTAGATAAGCTAGTGGGCCAGTTTAAGGTCTAG
- a CDS encoding S8 family serine peptidase has product MKVKTLVTAVAAALYSASMAQAAALSGGEVHKLQPLNITAEQAKQLNAGPKQSDSLLQNDGLNVQINRQESKFVIEDGLMGEHVYIVRLHQQPLAQAGATLLNMGNSGEKSIANKSTDGKLFVAGKPVNNEIKTYRNQLLQKQQQLISEIGSTLGDRDVRQQFTNAVNGFSMMMTQAEAQRVAQMGSVASVRRSKNYELFSDAGPELIQADKLWTGTATDSVPYKGENVIVGIVDTGINSDHRSFADVGDDGYDHTNPWGAGQYVGDCTKEGFEAMCNDKLIGVRSYPVITDNFTSGVYGDTRPAVGEDYQGHGSHVASTAAGNVLLDVDFVNPARGAVSDGDVIKESLFPRMSGVAPHANIISYQVCHPSNELNPGCPGEALIAGIEDAISDGVDVINFSIGGQDSHPWSDDVELAFLSAREAGISVAAAAGNSGQPQGYKEYFGAIDHASPWLMNVAASTHSREILVETKLVDPMGGAEMPRWSEIVGGAVNTSSVTGMVVKASDYGDEYCGEPFPAGTFDLTDSGGNPTDVIVVCKRNSLDDPNGIARSAKADNILAGGADGMIMYNYANADAIVATAAYSVPSIHITKQEWDGRWDNGMSGYGLSDWLAKGSDHVLTISETIIDRDLDPERADWLAAFSSRGPSSSTPEALIPAVAAPGVNIYAAFADEHPFVSGGASGDFAFLSGTSMASPHVAGAMALLKQAKPDWSATEIQSALAMTAENKVQYHRLDDENGDVALASTYRAGTGRINVANAAKAGFVLDETAENFKAADPQNGGAVHKLNIPQLVNFECKPKCQWIRTIKATTAGSWSVTHDDVLNWAFDSRSQMAQNGVSIKVTPSEFTLEAGESMDIVVEASIMDTQDWFSNAEVELHSNLIFTETSGNASEAHWPVVFKYDKNGMPGRLAATAHRNDGNAIIKGISLPEGDNIHGRIFAPVKADVKTITLPKDDDGNFPWSSTADMTVPMEERLDEATHVEMIDVPANARRLMVESFGTTESELEGTLDVGNLIVYVGKDYNGNGQADPFEELLCVSNHIQYDNFCNINEPEEGQYWAIFYNNREGTAQNNYYDAMEETFQFATTVVTDTVASNMSLEVSASNGQEPVDIQVNWNMPEMVEGDVYYSLLDFGTSEINAGNIGKVAFKLERGIDDVHLDVPQTGAHLGEQVPFTFEVQPNDSGVDRAFTISADIPAGLSLNVEDVLTSSKEIVTDITLEDGKLTISGVQPNTADMEASYKVTTNLEDAMCRTPDFGNSNPGGYVDLEEFRIYPMFSGFAPVEYGANGRAITGKDNNILTRNGIVLPIDVIFGGRYDSFHLYNNSEKLNVGKQNVLDIHAHGIVSLWEGQPFFFPYHDIFPYNNFPYETIGMMWRGFEVLDPSAPKAILSAPLVNSFSERSGISIASTQTGWAILEYDNARSYLPAGRDANRVYQWEELDDRFDFELIFNVNTRHGDGEYEMMMAYDNLDFGGQDGRGSIGIQGFRGGVYAYGPLQKYLGEQFSYGELDKKLSDGLVICYDYMGPESSQFEVTAWTRVKDNAAGQDLTVNAVSQVEGMADISMSHTVSVASNITLGAIVDQSVAENTSLEGITVMYADEQNSVNQITVSGEHITAVVDGHTSGSEITITPEENFYGEVEVTVTVSDVENPSDAASTSFMLTVESDGVEPQPEPETKPEVEVKVKDDGGALGFTALLMMMLAGARRKRKVTKA; this is encoded by the coding sequence ATGAAGGTGAAAACATTAGTAACGGCAGTTGCCGCCGCGCTCTATAGCGCGAGTATGGCACAAGCCGCTGCCCTATCAGGAGGAGAAGTTCATAAGCTTCAGCCTCTTAACATCACTGCAGAGCAGGCTAAGCAACTTAATGCTGGGCCAAAACAGAGTGATAGCTTGCTACAAAATGATGGATTGAATGTTCAAATTAATCGTCAAGAAAGTAAGTTCGTCATCGAAGATGGGCTGATGGGTGAGCATGTTTATATTGTTAGATTACATCAGCAGCCATTAGCACAAGCGGGCGCTACGCTGCTTAATATGGGTAATTCTGGCGAAAAATCAATCGCTAATAAGTCTACCGATGGTAAGCTCTTTGTGGCTGGTAAGCCTGTGAACAATGAGATCAAGACCTATCGCAATCAACTTCTGCAAAAACAACAACAACTCATATCAGAAATTGGTTCAACCTTAGGTGATCGTGACGTTCGCCAACAGTTTACCAATGCGGTAAACGGTTTCTCGATGATGATGACGCAAGCAGAAGCGCAGCGTGTTGCTCAAATGGGCAGTGTGGCGTCTGTTCGTCGCTCAAAAAACTATGAACTATTCTCAGATGCGGGTCCAGAACTAATCCAAGCTGATAAGTTATGGACCGGTACTGCTACCGATTCTGTGCCTTACAAAGGCGAAAATGTGATCGTGGGTATTGTTGATACTGGGATTAACTCAGATCACCGTTCATTTGCCGATGTTGGCGATGACGGTTACGACCATACCAACCCTTGGGGAGCCGGCCAGTATGTGGGCGACTGTACCAAAGAGGGTTTTGAGGCTATGTGTAACGACAAGCTTATTGGCGTTCGCTCATACCCAGTGATCACAGATAATTTCACCAGCGGTGTCTATGGTGATACCCGCCCAGCCGTAGGTGAAGACTACCAGGGCCACGGCTCTCACGTGGCCTCCACGGCGGCGGGTAACGTGTTGCTGGATGTGGATTTTGTTAACCCGGCACGCGGTGCGGTCAGCGACGGCGATGTGATAAAAGAGTCGCTCTTCCCGCGCATGAGCGGTGTGGCACCCCACGCCAACATCATCTCTTATCAGGTATGTCATCCATCGAATGAACTTAACCCTGGCTGTCCGGGTGAAGCACTGATCGCCGGTATCGAAGATGCCATCAGCGATGGCGTGGATGTGATTAACTTCTCTATCGGTGGTCAGGATTCTCACCCGTGGAGCGATGATGTGGAACTGGCGTTCCTGTCTGCACGCGAAGCAGGTATCTCTGTGGCGGCCGCGGCGGGTAACTCGGGTCAGCCTCAGGGTTATAAAGAATATTTCGGCGCCATCGATCATGCCTCTCCTTGGCTGATGAATGTGGCGGCGAGCACTCACTCACGTGAGATTTTGGTCGAGACCAAGCTTGTCGATCCAATGGGCGGTGCCGAAATGCCCCGCTGGAGTGAGATTGTTGGCGGTGCGGTAAACACCAGCTCGGTAACTGGCATGGTGGTGAAGGCCAGCGACTATGGTGATGAGTATTGTGGCGAGCCGTTCCCGGCGGGCACTTTTGACCTGACCGATTCTGGCGGCAATCCAACCGATGTGATCGTAGTGTGTAAGCGAAATAGTCTAGACGATCCAAACGGTATTGCCCGTAGCGCCAAGGCAGATAATATCCTGGCGGGCGGCGCCGACGGTATGATCATGTACAACTATGCCAATGCCGACGCTATCGTCGCGACCGCGGCCTACTCGGTGCCGAGTATCCATATCACCAAGCAGGAGTGGGACGGTCGCTGGGACAACGGTATGTCTGGTTACGGCCTGAGTGATTGGTTGGCTAAAGGTAGCGACCATGTGTTGACCATCTCTGAGACCATTATCGATCGCGATCTGGATCCTGAGCGCGCCGACTGGTTAGCCGCCTTCTCGTCACGTGGTCCGAGTTCTTCGACGCCTGAAGCCCTAATCCCTGCGGTTGCGGCGCCTGGCGTGAACATCTACGCCGCCTTTGCCGATGAGCATCCGTTTGTCAGTGGTGGCGCATCTGGTGACTTCGCCTTCTTAAGCGGCACCTCGATGGCCTCGCCGCATGTTGCCGGTGCCATGGCACTGCTTAAGCAGGCCAAGCCGGACTGGAGCGCTACCGAGATCCAGTCTGCGCTGGCAATGACTGCCGAGAACAAGGTGCAGTATCACAGACTCGATGATGAAAACGGTGATGTGGCACTGGCCTCGACTTACCGTGCCGGTACCGGTCGTATCAATGTGGCTAACGCGGCCAAGGCAGGTTTTGTCCTGGACGAGACAGCCGAGAACTTCAAGGCTGCCGATCCGCAAAACGGTGGCGCGGTGCATAAGCTCAACATTCCACAGCTGGTGAATTTTGAGTGTAAGCCAAAGTGTCAGTGGATCCGTACCATCAAGGCCACCACGGCCGGTAGCTGGAGTGTGACCCATGATGATGTGCTCAACTGGGCATTCGATTCACGTTCACAGATGGCGCAAAACGGTGTGTCTATCAAGGTAACGCCGAGCGAGTTTACTCTCGAAGCCGGTGAATCCATGGATATCGTGGTCGAGGCCTCGATCATGGATACCCAGGATTGGTTCAGTAATGCGGAAGTTGAACTGCATTCAAACTTAATCTTCACCGAAACCAGTGGCAATGCGTCAGAGGCGCACTGGCCTGTGGTCTTCAAGTATGACAAGAACGGCATGCCTGGACGTCTGGCAGCAACGGCTCATCGTAACGATGGCAATGCCATCATCAAGGGGATCAGCCTGCCGGAAGGCGACAACATCCATGGCCGTATCTTTGCACCTGTGAAGGCCGATGTGAAAACCATCACCTTGCCAAAGGATGATGATGGTAATTTCCCATGGAGCTCTACAGCCGACATGACTGTGCCTATGGAGGAGCGCCTGGATGAGGCCACCCACGTCGAGATGATCGATGTGCCTGCTAATGCCCGTCGCTTGATGGTGGAATCTTTCGGTACCACAGAGAGTGAGCTGGAAGGTACCTTAGATGTCGGTAACCTAATCGTTTATGTGGGTAAAGACTATAACGGTAATGGCCAGGCGGATCCGTTTGAAGAGTTACTCTGTGTGTCTAACCACATCCAGTACGACAACTTCTGTAATATCAACGAGCCGGAAGAGGGCCAATATTGGGCGATCTTCTACAACAATAGAGAGGGTACGGCTCAGAACAACTACTATGACGCGATGGAAGAGACCTTCCAGTTTGCGACAACCGTAGTCACTGACACTGTGGCATCTAACATGAGCCTGGAAGTATCCGCCAGCAATGGTCAGGAGCCTGTAGACATTCAGGTTAACTGGAACATGCCTGAGATGGTTGAAGGCGATGTGTATTACTCACTGCTCGACTTTGGCACCTCAGAGATCAACGCCGGCAACATAGGCAAGGTCGCCTTCAAGCTTGAGCGTGGTATCGATGACGTACATCTGGATGTACCGCAAACCGGTGCACATCTGGGTGAGCAAGTACCTTTTACCTTCGAGGTTCAGCCTAACGACAGTGGTGTCGATCGCGCCTTTACCATTAGCGCCGACATCCCTGCAGGCCTAAGCCTGAATGTGGAAGATGTATTGACCTCATCGAAAGAGATAGTCACAGACATCACCTTAGAAGATGGCAAGTTAACCATTAGCGGTGTCCAGCCTAACACGGCAGATATGGAAGCCAGCTACAAGGTGACCACTAACCTGGAAGATGCCATGTGCCGCACGCCAGACTTTGGTAACAGCAACCCAGGTGGCTATGTGGATCTCGAAGAGTTCCGTATCTATCCAATGTTTAGTGGCTTTGCGCCAGTTGAGTATGGAGCCAATGGTCGTGCCATCACTGGTAAAGACAATAACATCCTGACTCGCAACGGCATCGTACTGCCAATCGATGTGATCTTCGGTGGTCGTTATGACAGTTTCCACCTGTATAACAACAGCGAAAAGCTTAACGTCGGCAAGCAGAATGTGCTGGATATCCATGCCCACGGCATAGTCTCGCTATGGGAAGGCCAGCCTTTCTTCTTCCCATATCATGACATCTTCCCATACAACAACTTCCCGTATGAGACGATCGGCATGATGTGGCGCGGTTTCGAGGTGCTCGACCCTAGTGCGCCAAAAGCTATCTTGTCGGCGCCATTGGTCAATAGCTTTAGCGAGCGCTCAGGTATCTCGATTGCCAGCACGCAAACTGGTTGGGCTATCCTGGAATACGATAATGCCCGTTCATATCTGCCAGCAGGTCGTGATGCTAACCGTGTCTACCAGTGGGAAGAGTTGGATGACAGATTCGACTTCGAGTTGATCTTCAACGTCAACACCCGCCATGGCGACGGTGAGTATGAGATGATGATGGCCTATGACAACCTAGATTTCGGTGGCCAAGATGGCCGAGGCTCTATCGGTATTCAAGGCTTTAGAGGCGGCGTCTATGCCTATGGACCGCTGCAGAAGTATCTGGGTGAGCAGTTTAGCTATGGTGAGCTGGATAAGAAGTTATCTGACGGCCTAGTGATCTGTTACGACTATATGGGGCCTGAGTCCTCACAGTTCGAGGTGACCGCCTGGACTCGCGTTAAAGACAATGCCGCCGGTCAGGATCTTACCGTCAATGCCGTCAGCCAGGTCGAAGGCATGGCCGATATCAGCATGAGCCACACAGTCAGTGTTGCCTCTAACATCACCCTGGGCGCCATCGTCGATCAGAGTGTTGCCGAGAACACAAGTCTGGAAGGTATCACTGTTATGTACGCCGATGAGCAAAACAGCGTCAACCAGATCACCGTCAGCGGTGAGCACATTACCGCCGTGGTCGATGGCCATACTTCGGGCAGCGAAATCACCATCACTCCAGAAGAGAACTTCTATGGTGAAGTGGAAGTCACGGTTACCGTAAGCGACGTGGAAAACCCAAGCGATGCGGCATCGACCAGCTTCATGCTGACCGTTGAGTCAGATGGCGTCGAGCCACAGCCTGAGCCAGAGACCAAACCAGAAGTCGAAGTTAAAGTTAAAGACGATGGTGGTGCGCTCGGTTTTACCGCATTGTTGATGATGATGCTAGCTGGCGCACGCCGTAAGCGTAAAGTAACAAAAGCCTAA
- a CDS encoding MipA/OmpV family protein, producing the protein MKYLFSSLCIIFFLTLIDARADEQLDAIKTGELQFTLALGYGGIENPRATSDNITTYVLPSWSYYGERFYVENFTLGYSLYESDRFIVDLQTRLNEDGIFFELDGWSNVFLSDILGYKPNKQPLFGPEFPEIPIERHISYLGGVNSSWLTPYLDINLGYYHDISGVHQGNEIHLKLKTIQPLSWGALAFEVGAIRKSSQLIRYYYHFTEAEVGRLIRESAQSASINYHASGVINIPLWQDINFVGIVTYTWLGDEISDNLMVEKDGYLSGFVGVSYAF; encoded by the coding sequence ATGAAGTACCTTTTTTCCAGCCTCTGTATCATATTTTTCCTCACTTTAATAGATGCTAGAGCCGACGAGCAGCTTGATGCAATAAAGACGGGCGAACTGCAGTTCACGCTCGCCTTAGGCTATGGCGGCATTGAAAATCCTAGAGCGACATCTGACAACATAACCACCTATGTGTTACCCAGTTGGTCCTATTATGGTGAACGCTTCTATGTAGAGAACTTTACCTTAGGCTATAGCCTCTACGAATCTGACCGTTTTATTGTCGATTTACAAACTCGGCTAAATGAAGATGGGATATTTTTCGAACTTGATGGTTGGAGCAATGTTTTTTTAAGCGATATTTTGGGCTATAAACCAAATAAGCAGCCACTATTTGGACCTGAGTTCCCCGAAATACCGATCGAACGACATATCTCCTACCTTGGAGGAGTTAATAGCTCATGGTTAACCCCTTATCTGGATATCAACTTAGGCTATTACCATGATATAAGCGGGGTTCATCAAGGCAATGAGATCCACTTAAAACTTAAAACAATCCAGCCTTTATCATGGGGAGCCCTTGCCTTCGAAGTGGGCGCAATAAGAAAAAGCAGCCAACTCATCAGATACTATTACCACTTTACCGAGGCAGAAGTTGGACGGCTGATACGTGAAAGTGCCCAATCTGCGTCTATCAATTACCATGCTAGCGGCGTCATCAACATCCCACTTTGGCAAGATATCAATTTTGTCGGCATTGTCACCTACACTTGGTTAGGCGATGAGATAAGCGACAACCTGATGGTAGAAAAAGATGGCTACTTATCTGGGTTCGTTGGAGTAAGCTATGCCTTCTAG
- a CDS encoding DUF3019 domain-containing protein, translating into MTMLLIWVSVLSVEVRAATTKVEIKPQTCAVIEAGTPCHMQLKISYHLLVLEQTCIWIALREKPEQCFDSLSVNHLFDLSLVEDTQVFIKDLNDKVLDEVTIQVAIYQPANTRRRRGLNWNLL; encoded by the coding sequence ATGACAATGCTCCTAATTTGGGTCTCAGTATTGAGCGTCGAAGTGAGAGCCGCGACGACAAAAGTCGAGATCAAACCCCAAACCTGTGCGGTGATCGAAGCTGGGACTCCTTGCCATATGCAGCTCAAGATCAGCTATCATCTACTGGTGCTGGAGCAGACCTGTATCTGGATAGCCCTAAGAGAAAAACCTGAGCAATGCTTCGACAGCCTAAGCGTCAACCACTTATTTGACCTCTCACTAGTTGAAGATACTCAAGTATTTATAAAAGATCTCAATGATAAAGTGCTTGATGAAGTAACAATACAAGTTGCTATCTATCAGCCAGCAAATACCCGAAGACGCAGAGGACTCAATTGGAACTTGCTATGA
- a CDS encoding response regulator transcription factor has product MTTPKILLIEDDLDLAELTVLYLSQQGFELTHVESAEEVSQLERTEHFDLIICDIMLPGQDGFSLFEALAQRFQCVIIFMTALDGQQEQIKGLELGASDYIVKPVNPELLVARIRANLRKGQTNPQSKTLAIHDFHIDFTKQQLSIAGRPHKVTTQEFNLLWIFAQHHGEILSREFLFEQYVGRPYDGLDRAIDLKISRLRKKIEGYQIAGLTIKTVHGQGYLFNYQPQLSDR; this is encoded by the coding sequence ATGACGACGCCAAAGATATTGCTTATTGAGGACGATCTTGACCTAGCCGAACTCACGGTGCTTTATCTATCTCAACAGGGATTCGAATTAACCCATGTAGAATCTGCTGAAGAGGTATCTCAGTTGGAGCGGACTGAACACTTCGATCTCATTATCTGCGATATCATGTTGCCAGGGCAGGACGGGTTTAGTCTATTCGAAGCGCTGGCACAGCGCTTTCAATGCGTGATCATCTTTATGACGGCGCTCGACGGCCAGCAAGAACAAATCAAGGGGCTCGAGTTGGGCGCGAGCGACTATATTGTCAAACCAGTAAATCCAGAGCTGTTAGTGGCGCGAATTAGGGCGAATCTCAGAAAGGGGCAAACTAACCCACAGTCCAAAACCCTTGCTATTCATGACTTTCATATCGACTTTACCAAACAGCAACTGTCAATAGCGGGTCGACCACATAAAGTCACCACCCAAGAATTTAATCTACTGTGGATCTTCGCCCAACATCATGGTGAAATTTTAAGCCGCGAGTTTCTATTCGAGCAATATGTTGGTCGTCCCTACGATGGTCTAGATAGAGCTATCGACCTAAAGATCAGTCGATTACGTAAAAAAATAGAGGGCTATCAGATAGCAGGCTTAACCATCAAAACCGTTCATGGGCAAGGCTATCTGTTCAACTATCAGCCACAACTATCGGACCGATAA
- a CDS encoding ATP-binding protein, whose protein sequence is MKFQFYRLYALLILSSALIIWSFSEIHTAMQQGNESYQIDVDNVFSGLIDEQQAVTISRISADNLALPTDLNDQLNQGKTIALTLSNRQTYYYRQGSSTEEVIAFGPVIHASRASVPRELIIFALYASLGCVALLLIWPLFRDLSKLQKTAIAFGARPRKMPQVINKRSAIYPLAKVYHEVTIQIVDFLQMHKELSRTISHEVRTPLARMRFALQLSKEQLDEKYWQRLNADIDEIEQLASNYLSFAKLEHRETQLQKVETSPQQFLKQLQDKFSLYQHKIIINFDANNFATYIDTQSMTIATQNLIMNALRFARTQINVSFYCDGERCEIKVEDDGPGFEGKGKQLLAAFARDKDQSDSSGYGLGLYIVRKVAIWHQGALTLQPSTHLGGACLCIRWRNQD, encoded by the coding sequence ATGAAGTTTCAATTTTATCGCCTCTATGCTTTATTGATACTCAGCAGCGCACTGATCATTTGGTCATTTAGTGAAATTCATACCGCCATGCAACAAGGCAATGAGTCATATCAAATCGATGTCGATAACGTATTTAGTGGTCTAATAGACGAACAGCAAGCCGTCACTATATCCCGTATCAGCGCAGACAACTTGGCCCTGCCAACAGATCTTAACGACCAGCTCAACCAAGGCAAAACCATCGCCCTAACCTTAAGTAATCGACAAACCTATTACTACCGACAAGGCAGTAGTACTGAAGAGGTGATCGCCTTTGGCCCTGTCATACATGCTTCGCGAGCGAGTGTGCCGAGGGAACTTATCATTTTCGCGTTATACGCTAGTCTCGGCTGCGTAGCACTCCTGCTTATATGGCCACTATTTCGCGATCTCTCGAAATTACAAAAAACCGCTATCGCCTTTGGCGCGCGGCCGAGAAAGATGCCTCAAGTCATCAACAAGCGCTCTGCAATCTATCCTCTCGCCAAGGTATATCATGAGGTAACGATACAGATAGTCGATTTCCTGCAGATGCATAAAGAGCTATCTCGAACCATCTCCCACGAAGTCAGAACTCCGCTGGCGCGTATGCGTTTTGCCCTGCAACTTAGCAAGGAGCAGTTGGATGAAAAATATTGGCAGAGGCTCAATGCCGATATCGACGAGATAGAGCAACTGGCCAGCAACTACCTCTCCTTTGCCAAGCTTGAACACAGAGAGACACAGCTGCAGAAAGTAGAAACTTCCCCCCAACAGTTTCTAAAACAACTACAAGATAAGTTTTCCCTTTATCAGCACAAAATCATCATCAATTTCGATGCTAACAATTTTGCCACCTATATCGACACACAATCCATGACCATAGCCACTCAAAACCTGATCATGAACGCCCTCAGATTTGCTCGGACCCAGATCAATGTCAGCTTTTATTGTGATGGCGAGCGTTGTGAAATTAAGGTTGAAGATGACGGACCGGGCTTCGAAGGCAAAGGAAAACAGTTGTTAGCCGCCTTCGCCAGAGACAAGGACCAATCCGACAGCTCCGGCTATGGCCTTGGACTATATATAGTGCGTAAGGTCGCCATCTGGCATCAAGGGGCATTGACACTACAGCCATCCACTCACCTCGGTGGCGCATGTCTTTGTATCCGCTGGCGCAACCAAGATTAG